The Deltaproteobacteria bacterium genome has a segment encoding these proteins:
- a CDS encoding radical SAM protein has translation MTRRGTLASTVYGPVDSRRLGRSLGVDLCPPEVKACPLDCLYCQCGRTAVRIRSAADAPRLAWPDPAAIERDVAEALRAAAAAGRPVDDISLCGNGEPTLHPAFCDIADRVARVRDALAPTASLTVFTSALSEAVLSGAALPGLLRCDRRLMKLDAGTDVRLHRLARPANGAGVADAIAAIAAVPGAEIQALIVSGRAGNDAPAELDAWADAVAQARPVRAHVGTLARAPAEPRAVQPAPRATLEAAAARARARGVPCSVVD, from the coding sequence GTGACTCGCCGCGGGACCCTCGCCTCGACCGTCTACGGCCCCGTCGACTCGCGCCGGCTCGGCCGGTCGCTCGGCGTCGACCTGTGCCCGCCGGAGGTCAAGGCGTGTCCGCTGGACTGCCTCTATTGCCAGTGCGGGCGCACGGCCGTGCGCATCCGCTCGGCCGCGGACGCCCCGCGATTGGCGTGGCCGGACCCGGCCGCGATCGAGCGCGACGTCGCCGAGGCGCTGCGCGCCGCCGCCGCCGCCGGCCGGCCGGTGGACGACATCTCGCTGTGCGGCAACGGCGAACCGACGCTGCACCCGGCGTTTTGCGACATCGCCGACCGCGTCGCCCGCGTGCGCGACGCCCTGGCGCCCACCGCGTCGCTCACCGTGTTCACCAGCGCGCTGTCGGAAGCCGTCCTGTCGGGCGCCGCGCTGCCGGGCCTGCTGCGCTGCGACCGCCGGCTGATGAAGCTCGACGCGGGGACCGACGTGCGGCTGCACCGGCTCGCGCGTCCGGCCAACGGCGCGGGCGTCGCCGACGCCATCGCCGCGATCGCCGCCGTGCCCGGCGCGGAGATCCAGGCGCTCATCGTGTCGGGCCGCGCGGGCAACGACGCCCCCGCGGAACTCGACGCGTGGGCCGACGCGGTCGCGCAAGCCCGCCCGGTTCGCGCGCACGTCGGCACCCTCGCCCGCGCGCCCGCCGAGCCCCGCGCGGTCCAGCCGGCGCCCCGCGCGACGCTAGAGGCCGCCGCCGCCCGCGCCCGCGCGCGCGGCGTCCCGTGCTCCGTCGTCGACTGA